CTTCGAGTCGGTGGCGCAGCAGGTGCTGGCGATAAGCCGTCGTCACGACCACTCCGCATCCTTGCTCCTCCTCGACATGGAGAATCTCTCGGATTTCGCCCAACAGCGTGGTTTGGAAGAGGCGGACGAGCTGCTCGCGGAAACCGGCGAGCTGCTCGGCTTCGCCTTCCGCCAGTCAGATGTCATCGCCCACCTCGGCAACGGTAAATTTTGCATCCTGCTCACCGGAGCAGGTGTCGATCAGGCGGAGCTGTGTCTGGAGCGCCTGCGCACCGAGCTTCGCGGCCGCAACGCCGTGGCAGGGGCTCGCCACCGCATCAGCTATCGGTTGGGCTTTGCGGAGTTCCGCGACCCTGAGCACCGCTCGCTGGAAGATCTCATCGGAGAGGCCGAGCGCACGGCAACGCCCACGGACTTTACGGAGCAAGTCGCCCTCGCCTGAGGGCGTCCCAGCTTAGGCGCTCCGCGGCGTGGTGCCGTCGAAAGCCATCGGCGCGGCGGCGTCTGTCGCCGCGCTGCGCAGTGCCAGTCGCTGCTTCTGCCGCCAATGGCGGTATACCCGCCACCCCAGCAACACCGCCACCAGTACCGCGTACATGAGCGGGTTGGTGAGGTCCTTCTTTACCTGCCAGAAGTAGTGCCATAGGCCGAGCAGCACCACCACGTACACGAGACTGTGCAGCCTCTGCCAGTACTTACCCATGCGTCGGCGCAGGCCGTCGAACGACGTGATGGCAAGCGGAACGAGGAGCATCAGACCGGAGAAGCCGATCGTGATATAGGGCCGCCTCAGCACGTCCTCCACGATCGTGTCGAACTCGAGGGCTCGGTCCAGGGTGAGGTAAACCGTGAGGTGCAGCGACAGGTAGAAGAAGGCGAAGAGCCCAAGCATTCGCCGTACTCGCCCGATCGCATGCCAGCCGGTGACTTGGCGCAGGGGCGTCACGCACAGGGTCAGTACGAGCAGGTTCAAGCCCCAGATGCCGGCGCGGTTGAGCAGCTCCTCCACCGGATTGGCGCCGAGGGAGGAACGCCCTAGGCCGAACAGTTCCATGCCGATCTCCGCCAACGCCTTGAGTAGCGGCGTGCAGGCCAGCAGAAACAGGGTCGGTTTGATCACCGGCCCCATGAGGCGATTGATGGTGAGGGCGGTGCTAGCCATGACGTTGCTCGTTTCCGTAGGTAGTCGCGCGCTAGTAGTAGCGACGCAAGTCCATGTCGCTGTAGAGGTGGGCGACCTGCTCGCCATAGCCGTTGAACTTCAGCGTTGGTTGGCGAGACCCGAACAGGCTCTGGCCGATCCGTCGCTCTCGTGCTTGGCTCCAGCGGGGGTGGGCCACCTCTGGGTTGACGTTCGCGTAGAAGCCGTATTCGTGCGGGGCCGATTGCTCCCAGCTCGAGATCGGTTGGGTCTCGCGGAAGACGATACGGTTGATCGATTTGATGCTCTTGAACCCGTATTTCCAGGGCACCACCAGGCGCATCGGTGCGCCGTTTTGATTGGGCAGAGGTTTGCCGTAGACCCCCACCGCCATGAGCGTAAGGGGATTCATCGCCTCATCCATGCGCAAGCCCTCGCGGTACGGCCATTGCAGCACTGGGCGGCGTTGGCCGGGCATGCGCTTTGGATCGAAGAGCGTTTGAAACTCCACGTACTTCGCGCTCGATAGGGGCTTGAAGCGCGAGAGCAAGGTGGCCATGGGGATGCCGACCCAAGGAATGACCATCGACCACGCCTCGACACAGCGCAGGCGGTAGATCCTCTCCTCTAGCTGTTGCTCCTTCACGAGGTCTTCGTAGTTGAAGCTGCCAGTCACCTCTGCCTCGCCGCTCACCTCGACGGTCCACGGCAGGGGTTCGAACTCCTTCGAGAGCACGGCCGGCTGATGCTTGGCGGTGCCGAACTCGTAGAAGTTGTTGTAGGTTGAGATGTCCTCGAAGCTGTTGGGTGGCTCGTCGGTGCTGTAGGGGCTAGGGGCGATTTCGCCGCTCAGTTCACGCGCCTCCGAGCGCCCGCTCATGGTGAGCCCTGTCAGGGTGGCGCCGCCGACCACGGTGCCAGCGCCTATCATGCCGGCCGCCGCCAGAAAGCGCCGCCGATCCCGGTAATGCGCTTCGTCGGTGATTTGCGAGGGCTTGATGTCGCTGTCTAGTCGTTTCATGTGCAAGTTAACTCCCTTGCGGTATTCAGTTGGCCACGCTAGCACACGGCTATCACGTGTTGCTCACGTCACCAAACGTTACGCCTCCAGAGAATTCGTCGCTGCCCACGGGAGCGATTCTGAGATCTGGTCGTCCCCTCTAACTGACTGATGCTCTTGGCTTATGTGATCTTCCGGGGAGAAGTTCGCGGCTTGTGCCATGGCTCGGTTCTCGACCTTCAGGACCGAGGGCTAGGTCGCAGTGCCGCGCCCGGGTGCCGCCCTAGGATCGAAGGATCTGCGTGGTGCCCCGGTCCCTAGTGCCTGCCCCGCGTGCGATGACCATCTGCCGCGGGCCAACCCATGTCACGTGCTTCTATCGCCGTCGTCCTCACTGTTGCGACCCTCCTGTGCGTGCCCGTTGCGGTTCGCGCGGACTCGGTGCTGGAGGCGGCACGACTGCAGCTCGATGGGTGGGCGCTGAGCGGAGCCGATCCCGCGGCGCAAGTGGTCGCGCACGGCAAGCAGGGTGCTGAGGCGCCGGGTCGCCTGCTGGTCCTGATCGTCGAGGGCCGGCGTTACGAGATCACCTTGTCGCCATCGCGCAGCGCGCTGGCGGGCTTGCCCGTATCGCAGCGCCGTGCCTACGCGGATACTCAGCTGTACCGAGGAAGTATCGCCGGCATGCCCAACGGCTGGGCGCGGATCACCGTGGCTGGCGATAGGCTCTACGCGCTGCTTTGGGACGGCACCGACTTCCTCGCCGTCGAACCGCAGGAAGCTGCACGAGTTGCGGGTTCCGCGAAGGCTGCTCGCGCGTTCGTCCACCAGGCTTACCGTCCCCTCGCCTACGAAGACCTTTCGTTCGAACAAGACACTCGTGCGGGGCACGACCACGCCCACCCGGTCGCACCGGCGTTGAAGGGGACAGTACCCTCCGCCGCTTTTGCGAAGGGTGAGGTCGGCGGCCGCATGCGGGTCGCGTGGATTGCCGATTCGCTTTTCAATACCCGCCACGGCGATGCTAGCCGGGAGGAGATGCTGGCGCGGATCAATATCGTCGCCGGCATCTTCCAGGAGCAGCTGGGCTTAGAGCTCGCCGTCGATGAGCTCACGATTCTCTCGCCGAGCGAAGATGGCTTCTCAACCAGCGACGCGGGGCGACTGCTGGATCAGGTGGAGCAGGCCAAACTCGCCACTGGCACGCGCCGTGCGGCAGGCGTTTTGCACCTCATGACCGGTCGTGCCCTCGATGGCAACACGGTGGGGATCGCAGCGGTCGGGGCGGCCTGCAGTGCGCGCTTCGGGGTGTCGCTCACGGAAGCGCGCCGACCCGCGGCCGTCGACGCCCTCATCGCTGCACATGAGATTGGCCACAACTTCGATGCGCCGCACGACGGCGAGGGCGCCTGCGCCAGCGCGCCTGGTGGTTATCTGATGGCGCCGCGGCTGAGTCAGACCGATGAGTTTTCCCCCTGCAGCGTCGATGTGATGATCGACTTTCTGCAGCGCGCCAGCTGTGTGAGCGAGGTGCGGGCGAGTGACGTTGCGGTCAGTGGCGAGGCGCCGTCGGAGGTTCTGGTCGGTACTACCCATACGGTGGAGTACCTAATCGATTCACCTGGTGTGGGCGATGCGTACGACATCGCCGTGTCTCTGGCCTTCGCCGGCGCCGGTCTCGATCTGCGCAGCGTGACCCTGGAGGGGGGGATTTGCACCCGCGGGGAGCAGCGCATCGATTGCACGCTGCCCACCCTCGATGGTGGAGACGCCGCCCTGCTGCGCGCGACCTTCGTGGCGGTCGCGGTCGGCAGCTGGCCGTTCTCCGTCTCCGTGAGTGCTCCGGGTGATAGCAACCCCGATGACAATTTGAGCGAAGCGCTGGTCACCGTGCGCCCTGCGGCCGACCTCGCCGTCAGTTTCGCAGAAGCTGCCCTGGTTACCGCGCCAGGGGCTGCTCGCCGAGTGCCCTTCACCTTCCTCAACGCGGGTCCTCTCATCGCGCGCGACGTGGTACTGGAGTTCAGCGCTGATCGCAGCACTTTGCTAGCCGTCGAGCAGGTACAGGGCTGTCGGGCTGGCCCCGGCGAGCGCCAGTGGCGCTGCGATATTCCGAGCCTCGCCGTGGGCGAGCGTCGGCGCGGCGAGTTGTTGGCCGTGGCGAGCGCGGACGACGACGGCGAGGCGCGCCGTGAGGCGCTGCACGCCGAACTGCAGTCGGTCCTCACCGATCCAGCGCCGGCCGACAACGTCGCGAGCAGCGACCTGATCGTCGCACGCACGGTCGCCGACCTGGCGGCTCGCCTGCTTAGCGCCGCGGTCGAGCTTGAGATTGGCCAGGCACGGTCCGTAGAGGTGGAGATCACCAACCATGGGCCGGACCCGGCGACCACAGTATCGCTAGAGGTGGCCTTCTCGCTGGGTACGGTCAGCGTCTTGGAGGCCACGCTGGCGAACGGTTCGCCCTGCACGGTCGAGGCCGCTGCAGTGCGTTGCCAACTAGAGGCGCTCGCGGTGGGCGAACGAGGCGTCGTGCGTCTGGTCCTGCAGGCCCTGTCGGGAGAGCGCCTGCGCCTCCTGTCGGCTGTGTCCGGGGCAGCCTACGACCCCGCTCGCGAGAACGACACGGTGACCAGCGACCTCGCCGTCGCTGAGAAGGCCGGGCCCGGAAGCGAGGATGCCGTGGCTCTACCCGCGCCGACGAACCCGGGCGCTGGGAGCGAGGCCTCTGGCGGCGGCGGCGCGTTCGATCCGACCGTGCTGGTGCTGCTCGCGCTGGCGGCCGTGAGCCGACGTTGGCGTCACCGGGTCCGTCGTGCGGGCAGGTAAACCACTCGTCCCGCCATGACATCTAAATCCCCACGCGTACTTTTTGCTATTCCAGGGGGATATGCACCATGACAGCTGATCCGCTTCGCTTCGCATCCCGCGTGCCGTTACTGCTCGCGCTGATAATGGGGATCACCTTCGCCAGCGGATCAGCCCAGGCCGACTGGTGGGGGGATGACTGCGAGGAGGAGACGCGCTTGGAGCGCGATGTGGATCTCGCCGGCATCCGCCTGGTGGCAATCGAAGCGGGGGCAGGCAGCCTCGAGGTGAACGGTCGCGCCGGCGTGGACCAGCTGGAGCTCATGGGGTTTGCCTGCGCTCGCACCTCAGAGCTGCTGCGGGAGGTGTCGCTGCAGGTGGAGCGCCGCGGTGACACGCTCGTGGTGGAGACCGTCTTGCCTCGCCGTCGCGACGAAAACGCTCGCTTGGACCTAGAAGTGGAGCTGCCACCTCACCTAGCGCTTCGCATCCGCGATTCCTCCGGCAGCTTGGAAGTGCGCGATGTCGCCGCCCTAGAGCTGACCGACAGCTCCGGCTCGATCACCATCTCGCAAGTGCCGGGGGAGGTTTACATCGTGGCGGACTCGAGCGGCAGCATCGATATCTCCGACGTCGGCGGCGTGCGGATCGACCAGGACTCGAGCGGAAGCATAGATGTGGCGCGCGCCGCGTCTGTCCATATCGAGCGCGACAGCTCTGGCTCGATTTCGGCCCGCGACGTGTTGGGCGATGTCTACGTGGGCAGCGACACCTCCGGCAGCATCGACGTCAACGATGTGGGAGGCAATTTCACCGTACGCCGCGATACGAGCGGCGGCGTTCGCCACCGCAACGTGGGCGGTGTGGTACAGATCGACGGCGAGCGCGGAGGCTCTCGCCGCTAGGTCCTACGCTTGGCGGGTACACTGGGGCCATGCCACCCGCGCCCGTCCCCGGTGATCCGCCCTACGCAGAGCTCGTCGCTGCCTTCGGTTTCGCTGCCGCCGAGCCGCCGATTGCCTTCGGGCCCGGGCGCATCCACCGCAGCTTTCGCGTGGTCGATCGCGACGGAGCGTGGTTGCTGCAGCAGCTAAACACCCACGTGTTTCCGAACGTGTCTGCGCTGGCCGTAAATGTTGCCCGGGTCACCGCTCACCTCGCGGCGGCGTCCCGAAGCAGGCTTGAGGACGGGCGCCAGCGCCCGCAGCTAAGCCTGCGGGCCACGGTCGATGGCGAGCCGCTGTACCAGGCAGAAGACGGCAGCTGGTGGCGGGCCTATCGGTTCATCGACGGCTGCGCGCCGAGCGAGCCCATCGATCTGGCTCAGGTCGAGCAAGCCGCCGCTTGCTTCGGCGAGTTCTTGCGCGCCTGCGCCGATCTGCCCGCCGACGGCTTGTTCCTGACCATCCCCGACTTTCACGATACGGTGCGACGCTACGAGGTCTTCGCCAACGCCGTCGCAAGCGACGCTCTCGGCCGCGCCGCGGAGGCGAGCGAACTCATCGCTTTCGCCAAGGCGCGGGCGCCGCTCGCCGATCGACTCGAACGCCTCGCTCGTGACCATGGCATCCCCGAGCGCGTCGTACACAACGACTGCAAGCTGGACAACGTGCTGTTCGATGCGGATACGGGCGAAGCGTTGTGCGTGGTCGACCTGGACACGGTGATGCCGGGCTGGGCCTGGCATGACATCGGCGATCTGATCCGTTCGGCAGCTGCTACTGGGGGCGAGGAGAGCGAGGCCCTGCGTATCGATGCCCAGCGCTTCGAAGCCGTGGTTAGGGGGTACCTGCGCGGCGTGGGCGATTTGCTGTCCCAGGCCGAAGTGGCCCATCTCACGGTGGCTGCTCAGGTGATTACCTATGAGCTCGGTTTGCGCTTCCTCGCAGATCATCTGAGCGGTGATCGCTACTTCCGAGTGCGGCAGGCGGGAGAGAACTTGCGCCGCGCGCAGCGGCAGTTCGCCCTGCTCAGCTCGATGGAGCGCCAGTCCAGAGTGCTGTCGGAGGTGGTCGACCGAGTGGTCATGGGTCTCGACGCCTAGGGCGGCGAAGCGAAGCAGCGTCACCTGGTTGCGCAGTAGCCGACCGACTTGGCATGCTGACAGACTGTCGTCTCCTGGGGTCACCTTCTCGCGCATGTCGATTCGCCGAATCGCTCGCTGGCGTAGCGGCTGTGCTGCCACGCTCTCCTTCATCGCCCTGGTCTCGGTCGGCGCGGCAAACGGGCAGGAGGGACAACGACGAGAGGGTGCCGCCCTTAGCGTTGGCGTGCCCGTGCTCGGTGCCCCACTCTCCTACCGCGCTGAAGACGGAGAACCGGTCGGCGTGCTAGTCGACTACTGGCGCATGGCCCAGCGCGAGCTCGGCGCCCTGCGCGTGTCCCTATGTGCAGCGCCCGCCGATTGCTTGGCCGATCTGGAAGCCGGCATTCTCGACCTCGCCGGTCCGATGGCGGTCGTCGATGAGTCGCCAGCGGTGGCGTTTTCTTCCCCGATCCTAAGCCTGCCCATCGCGGCGGCCGTCCGCACCGCTCGCGAACGCGACGCGCGGTTGCTGAAGGGCGCACGCGTAGGCCTGCTGAAGGCGCAGGAAGACGCTGTGGCAGAGAGGTTTGGTGGCGGGCCCGAGGGGTGCCTCAGACACGGGGGCTGCGCGCCGATCGCCCGCTGGTCACCGGCGTCTGTGGTCACCGTCAGCGCAGACCGCGGTGCGGCCTCCCTGGGGACGATTTTGGGGACGGATGTCGATGTGTTGGTTGGCGCTCGAGCTAACCTTTCCTCAA
The DNA window shown above is from Pseudomonadota bacterium and carries:
- a CDS encoding aminoglycoside phosphotransferase family protein, whose protein sequence is MPPAPVPGDPPYAELVAAFGFAAAEPPIAFGPGRIHRSFRVVDRDGAWLLQQLNTHVFPNVSALAVNVARVTAHLAAASRSRLEDGRQRPQLSLRATVDGEPLYQAEDGSWWRAYRFIDGCAPSEPIDLAQVEQAAACFGEFLRACADLPADGLFLTIPDFHDTVRRYEVFANAVASDALGRAAEASELIAFAKARAPLADRLERLARDHGIPERVVHNDCKLDNVLFDADTGEALCVVDLDTVMPGWAWHDIGDLIRSAAATGGEESEALRIDAQRFEAVVRGYLRGVGDLLSQAEVAHLTVAAQVITYELGLRFLADHLSGDRYFRVRQAGENLRRAQRQFALLSSMERQSRVLSEVVDRVVMGLDA
- a CDS encoding M12 family metallo-peptidase, which gives rise to MSRASIAVVLTVATLLCVPVAVRADSVLEAARLQLDGWALSGADPAAQVVAHGKQGAEAPGRLLVLIVEGRRYEITLSPSRSALAGLPVSQRRAYADTQLYRGSIAGMPNGWARITVAGDRLYALLWDGTDFLAVEPQEAARVAGSAKAARAFVHQAYRPLAYEDLSFEQDTRAGHDHAHPVAPALKGTVPSAAFAKGEVGGRMRVAWIADSLFNTRHGDASREEMLARINIVAGIFQEQLGLELAVDELTILSPSEDGFSTSDAGRLLDQVEQAKLATGTRRAAGVLHLMTGRALDGNTVGIAAVGAACSARFGVSLTEARRPAAVDALIAAHEIGHNFDAPHDGEGACASAPGGYLMAPRLSQTDEFSPCSVDVMIDFLQRASCVSEVRASDVAVSGEAPSEVLVGTTHTVEYLIDSPGVGDAYDIAVSLAFAGAGLDLRSVTLEGGICTRGEQRIDCTLPTLDGGDAALLRATFVAVAVGSWPFSVSVSAPGDSNPDDNLSEALVTVRPAADLAVSFAEAALVTAPGAARRVPFTFLNAGPLIARDVVLEFSADRSTLLAVEQVQGCRAGPGERQWRCDIPSLAVGERRRGELLAVASADDDGEARREALHAELQSVLTDPAPADNVASSDLIVARTVADLAARLLSAAVELEIGQARSVEVEITNHGPDPATTVSLEVAFSLGTVSVLEATLANGSPCTVEAAAVRCQLEALAVGERGVVRLVLQALSGERLRLLSAVSGAAYDPARENDTVTSDLAVAEKAGPGSEDAVALPAPTNPGAGSEASGGGGAFDPTVLVLLALAAVSRRWRHRVRRAGR
- the msrP gene encoding protein-methionine-sulfoxide reductase catalytic subunit MsrP; the protein is MKRLDSDIKPSQITDEAHYRDRRRFLAAAGMIGAGTVVGGATLTGLTMSGRSEARELSGEIAPSPYSTDEPPNSFEDISTYNNFYEFGTAKHQPAVLSKEFEPLPWTVEVSGEAEVTGSFNYEDLVKEQQLEERIYRLRCVEAWSMVIPWVGIPMATLLSRFKPLSSAKYVEFQTLFDPKRMPGQRRPVLQWPYREGLRMDEAMNPLTLMAVGVYGKPLPNQNGAPMRLVVPWKYGFKSIKSINRIVFRETQPISSWEQSAPHEYGFYANVNPEVAHPRWSQARERRIGQSLFGSRQPTLKFNGYGEQVAHLYSDMDLRRYY
- a CDS encoding protein-methionine-sulfoxide reductase heme-binding subunit MsrQ, yielding MASTALTINRLMGPVIKPTLFLLACTPLLKALAEIGMELFGLGRSSLGANPVEELLNRAGIWGLNLLVLTLCVTPLRQVTGWHAIGRVRRMLGLFAFFYLSLHLTVYLTLDRALEFDTIVEDVLRRPYITIGFSGLMLLVPLAITSFDGLRRRMGKYWQRLHSLVYVVVLLGLWHYFWQVKKDLTNPLMYAVLVAVLLGWRVYRHWRQKQRLALRSAATDAAAPMAFDGTTPRSA